The DNA window GCATTACAAATCTGAACCAAACGCGGAAGCCAAACATACCACGTTTTGACATAAGTCTTCATTttctaatgtgaaatttgaAATTATGTGACATATGATAAGTCAATTTTCTGGCGTGGCAGCAATAAGCCTCCATAATCTTCTGTGAAGATACTTGAGTTAAGACCGGAGCCACCAACATGGTAGACCTCAAGGAGCACATTAGGAGCCTGCGAGCCTggtctaaaaatagctcaccaGTAAGATTTGTGTACTTTCTTGGGTGACCatgttcctatttttttttatgcttgcaTTGGTGTGAATTTGGAAATGTGAGGGGGGTGGTATAGGTCAAATGTCATGACTAAACCATGGCGTGGAGACAAGCTAGCAGGCACAATAGCCATAAGGTGAGTCCCCCCCGAATTTGGAATTTGAGCAAATGCTATTTCACAAGTGTGTAGTTGACCTTGCCCTTTGCATTAATCAGTACTCAAGAAGTAAATAGTAACATGTTGGTGACCACGGCTTTAAGACTTACTCGTCCTATTCTATGACGTGACTTTTACTTGTACAGCATTTATCTTCTGAATTTGATACTTGAACTTAGCCAGGTAAGGCGTTCAGGATAGATCCTGAGCTAGCTAGCAGGTGCGCCCTACCGAGCTTTACCTAGAGTTTAATTTGAAGGTACGAATCCGGTCTGTTTCCGGTAGTGTTCGGCTACCAGCGTGCAACCTGACGCAGGCAACGAGTCCTCGGCTGCCGCTGGCTGCTGCAGGCGTGCTATTGGAGGTAGCGGAGGGACCTCTGCGAAATGCCTGGTGCATGGCCGACCTCCGTATtttctccttcctttcctttggcttccctcccccctcccgcTGCCCAGTGTTCGTAGGCACCATGCACCGCGCCGGGCTTCCCTAGCTGCCTGAGCCCGCCCCAGCCAGCGGTGCGGTGGGTCCGGTGCGGCGCTGTGCTGCCGGGGATGCGGCCTGCTTGTTAAAGCTCCCCCACCACCCCTCCGAGCGTGATGGCTGATGATCAACAACAAGCTGATCAGAAGCCTGCCTCCGGACTCGGCTCTCTTCCAGCGCTGGTGCCGGGACTCCAGGGACCTGAAGCGAACGCGTTACAGTTCAAAATCAAGAATTCAATTTGGTAAGGATGGATATGCAGCCCGACGTAGCTgcggtgtctttttttttttttcctcctccacgCTAGCTCCGTCATTAGCGCATCTACTAGCAGCGGACGAGCTGCACAAAGCGGCTGCAAATAAACAACGCGTGTTGCCACGATTCACACGGAAATGAGACTGCTGAGAGGTGATCTGGATGtttgcgtaaaaaaaaaaaaacatctcgcCTTCGTCAGTAGTAGTAGCTCGCATCATTAGCATGGAGCCACGGGAGGCCATGATACCGATGACAGTCCACCCGTGGGGCTGCTGACAGGTGTCACAGCCAAGTGCAACATCTGGAATAAAATATCACTAAGGGAGTTTTTCGTTCCATATATGATGCAGTTTAATTGCCGCCGAGCGTAGCGGTTTAGTAATATCGTAATACTCACTGATTCTGTCATTACGTAGTCATAGAGTGGATAGTTTTCACTGTTACTACGTATGCATTGCAAAAGCCAAGCTTCAATAAATGAGTAATATAGGAGTATAAAAATCAAAACGTCTTCCAGTAGGACAGGAACGTTAGAGTTTGCATgatttattaaaacaaataaagcaaaCCCATCAAAAACACTGCTGTATTAAAACtgtctgtttattttcctGCACCTTAAGAATTATGGTGcgtccagttttttttttaacttatcAGTAATTAACTCTTACTAACACGTTATAATACATATACAATTATTGCAATTTGAACATTAAAATGCTTGAAGTAAGTGTAATGCCTCTACGCAAAAACTAcccaataagaaaaaaaatatttcacttccTATAGTTTGCCATGATTTGTGATATTTAAGCTTGGttagtttttttctcttctcgtCCAAATGTGCTCAATATCAAATTTTCTCAGAAATTGATACTGTCCCCACGTGAGTCtgttattttgttgaaaatggcttGATACCGTTGACCATGCAATGTTAATAACTCAACaaatatgttgttgttgtttaggGGTTTAAGCCAAAGTGATGCTTGTGAGGATTCTGCCTGCCATTTGTTGCTTGTGTGCGTGGTTGTCTTGCTATTAGACATTAGAAATATACTTAAAAAAGACCCCTGAACTTTACCACGTCTCTATCATCATTCTGAGAGCTGAAAGGGTCAGAACATTAGAAGTGGCTCTCCATATGCACGCAGTGCGGTTTGACATGaatcacaataataaacagtTTATGCGTGACGCGAGAAAAACGAGTTTAGGTGAACTGTCACCTCAGCTGTGTGCTAGAAACCTTCACGGTGTCCCTGAGTGTTGTTGCTTGTGTGAATACTGGCGCAGAACAAAGGGCAGTAAAGTTACAACCGTACAACCCTCATCCTGTTGTTTGTTAAACCAATGCATGTCATTTATTGGCCAAatctcatatatatatatatatatataagcaggtatgtatatttatgtatgtatatatatatatatgtatgtgtgtatatgtataataACTGATAATAACTGTTTGCACATGTTTTTATCTACCTTGGGCTCAGAAGGTGTTTTTGAGACTGCTGTTAATACTCTCAGGGAATCAAAATCTTTTGGGCTTGATTATTTATGTAAAGATATCAAAAGACTCGACATTCCGGCTTTTGGAGTTGCGCATTCACAAAATAGCACACTCGAATGAGGACAAACTGATTGTGTGCACTTCATTGGGTGCTTTcaaacattggaaaaaaatgtccatgaCCTGCTTAGGTGGTCTTTGATGCTGTAAATGTTGACATTCACAAGAGTGACTTCAACATTTGGTGACATCACTTATTCACGTCcaagtgttgttgttgttgttgttgttgttttataaaCAGTTTATTGTTCTATTTTATTGCATTAAGGGAAAAAAGTTGCTTAAGATTGGTCCATTATATTTGTAATTAGCTGGCCTTGAGGAAAGAGATCTTTGATTGTTACAGTTTATCAACATTTGGGCTAAAAGAAACAATGTTACTCAGTAACATGTGTGCAGCACAAAGAAAATATccatatttattatgttatctTTCTGTTGCAGCAAATCTGTACAATCCAAAGTGGACAGCATATTGGTGAGTACCCACAATATCATAGGATTTTTGTTTACCTGCTTATTACCGCATACACAACAATGGAACATCTACGGTCAAACGCAATCTGTGCTAGGATGCTGGTACATTGCAGATAGGCATGTTTGAAGAATAAATGCTGACTGATAAGAAGTAgtagtttattttgaaaatatagcCGTTATTCACCATTTCAGTTTTCTTAATTGTTTTTAGGCTTGGCTAAAATTGTGCCAAGTGACACAATTTGGAGTCCCACAACCTTCAGAATTTGAGCTGTTATCCAGTAAACAGTGTGCAGTTAGCAAGCTAACTCACTAGCTACTACTAGCGTGGCCGTTTTAGAGCGCCTTATTGTCTGCCGTGAAAGATTTGCTGTGAGGTTGATTATTTACTAAATTAGCCCCAGTTACGTAATGGTGaggcaaaaatggagcaggcAGGCACGTTTTCGGAAATAGGCAGACAACAAAAGATTTACtgggttgtttaatttcacgcTTGATGGATGGGCGGAGACCCAACTATTAGTTTACAATCCATTAaaaagtccattttacatAATAAGTCCCCTTGTATTGACAACATTTCAGTCTTAATGCATTAAACTTAATGAGGCTACTCCTTGGagtgttgttaaaaaaaagaaaaagcacagCACAGACGGCGGATGTCTCAAGTCCCACGACATCAGGCGCTTTTGAGGTTCCACGTTTTGCTGAAGAATTGAACAATTTTAATGTCATAGAATGCAATTTTAAAATCACAAAGGTTatctggaaaaaacaaacaaacaaatgcttaATTTAGGTTgctctgtattttatttaaaaaaaaaaatacatgggaAGAGgacctttaaaaaatattgcagGATAAATCACAATTGTGAGATTTAggggaatttttttctttttaatcattCAGCCCTACAGCTTACAAACATACTAAAAATGTTGCGCAAGTCTTCAACAAAATCGAATATGCaatcttaaaatattttaaagaacAACCTTCAATGTGTCAAATTACCTCAGCGTGGTTTGTTGCGAATTGAGCAGACTATAACACCAACAGAACACGCTGTCATATCAAAGCTCCCTAAGAAGgtttttgtctattttatttaagGAGGCTGTTGTTGAACCCGACGAGGATGTTAGGCGTTTGACAGATTCAGGTTGGCTGGATGAGTCCTCGTTAAGCACACAGACAGCACAAATTGTGCTCCAGAGGCTTTATATCACTTTAAACCTCCTTtggaagtttaaaaaaaaacagtcattaTCCTTAAGTTTGACAAATATTGGCTCAATAAGTGACAGAGCACATTAAAAAATGGTGTCGCGCAGATTCAAACCTGTTCATTAGCTAAGCTTTTTTGGCAAACATGAATGAGCTCTCAATTCGTTTTGCACACCCCCACGGAAACTACCGACAGGACTGAAGTAGCGAGAAATAGgtcatttcattgttttaatGGGTATTTGCTTATTATAACAGTTTTGTGGATTAGTGGAATTGGATTGAATTACACAAtcaaaatgttgttgtttttttagctaAATGTGTGTTAACAAATGGACATAATTTGTGATTCTTGTTAGATGACAGGCTAGTGCAAACCGCATGTTGCTGCTGGTGTGTATATATCACCATTTCAAAATTCCTTCAAATCATTTGAGAAACAGCCGGAATTCAAATTTTCAGGATTTGTTACCACAGTGATGCCAAATTGCGTTAAAATAACACACAGCTTCCATGCCCAGCTCTTGTTCCAAAGTTGATTCATTCAGTACATCTCATcagctttgtctttttgttattttttttcacagcaaGATGTTGAGAAGTTTACAGACATTGAAAAGCTCTACCTCTACCTTAAGTTGCCTTCTGGTCCCAACAGCGGCAATGATAAAAGGTACTCCTTGTTTGTCACAAACAAGCACACTCGGATCAAGGTTTCCATTTTTCTCACCGATGCTTCCTCTCGTCCGCTTGGTTCACAATGACTTTTATTTGCCACTATTGTCTCATTCCGTGTCTAAAAAATCCTCTGCTACATCTCAGATGCTCCAAAGATTGGAAAGAGAAAtttcaagtctttttttttttttttttgtctgatctGCTTTGTGATATTGTTGGGGGTGATCTGATCCCACGTTCATGCCAGTTGTGTTGTTAACCAAAACATTGATCAATGTAGACCTTTGCTATACCTAGCTGTCTGTGTTTCATTTGTTTCCCCATATCTATTCATCACCCCAACCCCCAAATTGTGCCCAATTGGACTGAGAATGAGAGGGGGTCGTCCACTCCTGGATTATGGTATTCAAGTTTCTGTTTTAACAAGAAATGATGCGGCCCAGTGGAGGACACAACCTCAccactttttgcttttttctctCGCACCACGGCAGCGAGCAGAGTTCCATGTCATCGAGTCGCACTCAGCAAATGTACGCGTTCAATTGGATACGGAATCACCTAGAAGAGCACCCGGAGACGTCCCTccccaaacaggaagtgtaTGATGAATACAAGTGAGTGTGGTTTTGAGGAttgcaaaaaacaattccTAAGATCAGCGACATTTCCTTACTGCAGCAACTCCAACGTTAAGtgtataataaatgaataaacgaAATGAAATACTCCCTGAATCTATTGTGTTTGATCTTTTGCAGGAGCTATTGTGACAATCTCGGCTACAATCCATTGAGTGCAGCAGACTTTGGGAAGATCATGAAGAATGTCTTTCCCAACATGAAGGCACGTCGACTCGGGATGAGAGGAAAATCCAAATATCCTTTTCAACAATTTTCCCGAAAAATTAGTTAGAGAACTGTTTCCAAATAGATTAGTTACATTTCAGGATTAAGGTAAAATAAGATATTCCTTTTTCAGACCCACATGGGAAATTCTAGTACACAGCAGCCAGTaggagttaaaaaaataaaaaataacaaagctGCTGCTCATCCAGCACTGGAAGTTTACAAAAAAggaatcagattttttttcagatgaaTTAGTAGTGATTTAGTGGCAAGTAACAAAACCATAACGTCATTATATAGTTTTACCACCGGAGGGCGCCAACAACTTATTTCATCTAACCACTGTTTTTCTGGCTCCGGTTTTCTATTTTAGAGGCAGAATGGAGCACAATTGAATAGAATTCATGGCAAAAATCACATCAACCTTAACTCCTTCCAACATATTGTTATAGTGGGTTAAGAAAGAAAGCTTTTGTTCACATGCCGTCATTACCCAACTTGGATCTGCAGAAATCAGGCGACGGGGTATGTTCTTGTGTATTAACGCCCAAAGAACGTGCCATGTTCCTTCACTCACTTGCCGTCTGCTCTGCTTCCATTTCAGTGTGAACTGATGGAGTCGGCCGGACAGTCGCCGAGTGCTGAGGATGAAATGAGGTCAGCGGCCTGCGGTTTGGTTTGCGAGTGGGCCCAGAAGGTCTTGAGTCGTCAGTTTGACAACGTGGAGGATCTGGCGCGTTTCCTGCTGAATAGCCACTATATCGGTACCAAGTCCATGGCTGCGCTCACTGTTATGACGGGAACGCCCACGACAGGTATGGATGAGCTGACTTGCAAAGAAACAAGTTAGAATCGTActtaatcacatttttaaataccaTGGTTCAGTTTTAGTCGGAGTAATTACTTGTATGTGGGgtttaacaacaaaaactgatgATGAATTGATTTTTCACATAGATAACGTTAGTACAATACATACAGACATACAGtaatttttttgcatgttttgtgttttcaaacaCTTGATTCTTTGTGTTCCTCCCAGATTTAATGTCATTCCAAACGGTTTATAGCATTTAACCTGTAGGGGGCAGTCATGCATTAGTAATCTGCACTACACGATAGAGTTCGCTGTCGCCACTTGATTTTGAttgaaaatgacgtcacagctCCTCAGGTctgtcctttttctttttttttttaaagagcttGGTCACATGACATTCACTATGTTAGTTGTGATTGGTTGTAAcctgagcaactgtgatgtcattttcatgaGACTGTGAAGGATGATTTGTTTGTAATTTTTCAATCttgacttatttttttgccaggCATGAAGACGCCAACACCCGCCTCTGCGTTTGTGCCCACGGCCGAGGCCAACTCCTTCCAGCCCCAGGTGAAGACGCTGCCCTCACCCTCTGTGGACGCAAAGCAGCAACTGCAGCGAAAGATCCAGAAGAAGCAGCAAGAGCAGAAGCTCCACTCTCCTTTACCAAGCGATGCGCAAGTCAAACGAACGGAGGCCAGCACCCCCGGCCCGAGCATCCCCTGCGGCAGCCCTGCTTTGCTGTCCCCTCAGCCCACCATAGGCATCGTAGTAGCAGCTGTGCCCAGCCCAGTCACGGTAGGTAACCGTTGGGGGAGGATCAGAACAATTGTGACTGCAGAATCTCAGTGAGTTAAGCTAgcactgtgttttgtttttcttccaggtACAGAGAAGCAGGCAGCTAATGACTTCCCCGAGTCCTGTCGGAACAACGGAGGGAAAAGTGTTGCCTGTGAACTTAGTGGTCACGCAGTCACTTAAGCAGTCCTCCAAAACCCAACAGAATATCCCAGCGAGTCCCGTGGGGGACCGCTTGGCGCGGCACGGCACCCGGTACGCTCAAATCTTGCCCAAGCCCTCGGCCACCAGTGCCATCACACTTCGGTCCCCTCCCACCCTGCTCATAACCAACAGCCCCATCAAAACTGTGATGCCCACTCCACACGTCAACGTGGTCAAGATGACGGCCATCACGTTAGCTCCTAGCAGCAGCggcaccaccaccagcagcagcaccgtCGTACGCTCCGCCTCGGCCGGGATGGGCCCCACCTCCGCCTTAGATGAGTCGCAAGGTGCGAGTCTGACCGCTGCGGTCAGAGCCGTCGCCTCGGGTTTGACCTCCTCGGCTGACATCAAGGTGTCCGAAGCTGCAACCTATAACAGTGCGGAGAAGACTGCAATGGCCGCTAGTGAGGAAAGAGTGGCAAAGTTCAGGGCTGCCAGTGAGCCAAGCTTCCCTGTTAAGTGCTCTCCAGGACCCGACAAGGTCTTGCGGATGAGGAGCGACTCTGTATCCCTTTCCACTTCGGTAGCTGTAGCTGGGATTCAGGACAGCAATAACAGTAACTGCCTTGACAGCACCTTGTACTTGACTGTTGATAATCACAACTCAGCCGGCAACATGTCAACCATCGGTTCCTCCATCAGTATTCGGGCTTCAAAAGACTCTTGCATCGATGTCAAGAGTCCCAGAAAGCGCACAGGCCCGACCGGAGAGTCTCATGTTATTCCTGTAAAGAGAGTTTTTATATCTCAGCAGCtacctgctgctgcagttgacAATCCCAAACCTGGAATCTGCGCCGCAGTGAAGAGGATCCCGCGACCGGGAACTCCAGCCCGACCGGAAAGCATCCCGTGCAAAGTGACGGCGAAACCCGCCTCGATCGGCCCCACGCAGATCCTCGCGCTTTCGGACTCGCCCATCGCGCACATCCGGGGCTCCCCGACTGTTGTCAAACCGCAGGCGCTGATGGTGAAACGGGACGCCGAGGTTAGCGG is part of the Syngnathus acus chromosome 6, fSynAcu1.2, whole genome shotgun sequence genome and encodes:
- the LOC119124402 gene encoding DNA-binding protein RFX7 isoform X3, with product MADDQQQADQKPASGLGSLPALVPGLQGPEANALQFKIKNSICKSVQSKVDSILQDVEKFTDIEKLYLYLKLPSGPNSGNDKSEQSSMSSSRTQQMYAFNWIRNHLEEHPETSLPKQEVYDEYKSYCDNLGYNPLSAADFGKIMKNVFPNMKARRLGMRGKSKYCYSGLRKKAFVHMPSLPNLDLQKSGDGCELMESAGQSPSAEDEMRSAACGLVCEWAQKVLSRQFDNVEDLARFLLNSHYIGTKSMAALTVMTGTPTTGMKTPTPASAFVPTAEANSFQPQVKTLPSPSVDAKQQLQRKIQKKQQEQKLHSPLPSDAQVKRTEASTPGPSIPCGSPALLSPQPTIGIVVAAVPSPVTVQRSRQLMTSPSPVGTTEGKVLPVNLVVTQSLKQSSKTQQNIPASPVGDRLARHGTRYAQILPKPSATSAITLRSPPTLLITNSPIKTVMPTPHVNVVKMTAITLAPSSSGTTTSSSTVVRSASAGMGPTSALDESQGASLTAAVRAVASGLTSSADIKVSEAATYNSAEKTAMAASEERVAKFRAASEPSFPVKCSPGPDKVLRMRSDSVSLSTSVAVAGIQDSNNSNCLDSTLYLTVDNHNSAGNMSTIGSSISIRASKDSCIDVKSPRKRTGPTGESHVIPVKRVFISQQLPAAAVDNPKPGICAAVKRIPRPGTPARPESIPCKVTAKPASIGPTQILALSDSPIAHIRGSPTVVKPQALMVKRDAEVSGEAAGTSDQVLLQQITADTRVIPNNSGAHNAAVMSELNSTIWEEGQLDELRKHSQISAEHKQAATEQLSLIAQPSDTPGQLVLAQEMVDFSGAQPNMDYFPFNDDDMTQDSIVEELVQMEEQMKLKGLFGSCVDVSLQGQPAGNQNSALNAHQAGTAFYHSAHSSTTPVQTPTPTPTPTPTPTPTSEMTLSHSLTRESPCSRMAPITPVDGALGRHTPISTPLSNCSSSVPPSPVECRNPFAFTPINSSITAYHDASIVSSSPVKPMQRPMATHPDKAKLEWINNRYNSNSAGPLSNHSIGLLPSYQDLVDDQFRKPHAFAIPGQSFQAQSRPDSTHFGSLAPISPVQQQVTAATTPTKQESFAVPAPLDNKAPGSSASGTFRCRSVSPAVRQRNSSGNTGPQTTTAAAASATLTVVSPFNITSEVLSILSNSQSAGSVHSMVQRSQSVPLNIMMQSELLPVQGSSNTTKITNVLLSKMEADGDESVRGLGVNNLPSNYTARMNLTQILETTPAFAVGASHQTSGPAAFDLQQHGYLANASGEQVSFSAVDGQAQEGAVEPDQQQQLQEIVQTQQEAEDEQQQLDFNNTVKDLLGDDTLNPSSQLVGQVASELNAVASDFSNDIRLTTDLSSSITDLNTLDPNLLFDPNQQQEQYEDSTLEELKNDPLFQQICSDTVNSGFDWLESKDQPTTVEMLG
- the LOC119124402 gene encoding DNA-binding protein RFX7 isoform X1; translated protein: MADDQQQADQKPASGLGSLPALVPGLQGPEANALQFKIKNSICKSVQSKVDSILQDVEKFTDIEKLYLYLKLPSGPNSGNDKSFPISIHHPNPQIVPNWTENERGSSTPGLCEQSSMSSSRTQQMYAFNWIRNHLEEHPETSLPKQEVYDEYKSYCDNLGYNPLSAADFGKIMKNVFPNMKARRLGMRGKSKYCYSGLRKKAFVHMPSLPNLDLQKSGDGCELMESAGQSPSAEDEMRSAACGLVCEWAQKVLSRQFDNVEDLARFLLNSHYIGTKSMAALTVMTGTPTTGMKTPTPASAFVPTAEANSFQPQVKTLPSPSVDAKQQLQRKIQKKQQEQKLHSPLPSDAQVKRTEASTPGPSIPCGSPALLSPQPTIGIVVAAVPSPVTVQRSRQLMTSPSPVGTTEGKVLPVNLVVTQSLKQSSKTQQNIPASPVGDRLARHGTRYAQILPKPSATSAITLRSPPTLLITNSPIKTVMPTPHVNVVKMTAITLAPSSSGTTTSSSTVVRSASAGMGPTSALDESQGASLTAAVRAVASGLTSSADIKVSEAATYNSAEKTAMAASEERVAKFRAASEPSFPVKCSPGPDKVLRMRSDSVSLSTSVAVAGIQDSNNSNCLDSTLYLTVDNHNSAGNMSTIGSSISIRASKDSCIDVKSPRKRTGPTGESHVIPVKRVFISQQLPAAAVDNPKPGICAAVKRIPRPGTPARPESIPCKVTAKPASIGPTQILALSDSPIAHIRGSPTVVKPQALMVKRDAEVSGEAAGTSDQVLLQQITADTRVIPNNSGAHNAAVMSELNSTIWEEGQLDELRKHSQISAEHKQAATEQLSLIAQPSDTPGQLVLAQEMVDFSGAQPNMDYFPFNDDDMTQDSIVEELVQMEEQMKLKGLFGSCVDVSLQGQPAGNQNSALNAHQAGTAFYHSAHSSTTPVQTPTPTPTPTPTPTPTSEMTLSHSLTRESPCSRMAPITPVDGALGRHTPISTPLSNCSSSVPPSPVECRNPFAFTPINSSITAYHDASIVSSSPVKPMQRPMATHPDKAKLEWINNRYNSNSAGPLSNHSIGLLPSYQDLVDDQFRKPHAFAIPGQSFQAQSRPDSTHFGSLAPISPVQQQVTAATTPTKQESFAVPAPLDNKAPGSSASGTFRCRSVSPAVRQRNSSGNTGPQTTTAAAASATLTVVSPFNITSEVLSILSNSQSAGSVHSMVQRSQSVPLNIMMQSELLPVQGSSNTTKITNVLLSKMEADGDESVRGLGVNNLPSNYTARMNLTQILETTPAFAVGASHQTSGPAAFDLQQHGYLANASGEQVSFSAVDGQAQEGAVEPDQQQQLQEIVQTQQEAEDEQQQLDFNNTVKDLLGDDTLNPSSQLVGQVASELNAVASDFSNDIRLTTDLSSSITDLNTLDPNLLFDPNQQQEQYEDSTLEELKNDPLFQQICSDTVNSGFDWLESKDQPTTVEMLG
- the LOC119124402 gene encoding DNA-binding protein RFX7 isoform X2, coding for MADDQQQADQKPASGLGSLPALVPGLQGPEANALQFKIKNSICKSVQSKVDSILQDVEKFTDIEKLYLYLKLPSGPNSGNDKRTENERGSSTPGLCEQSSMSSSRTQQMYAFNWIRNHLEEHPETSLPKQEVYDEYKSYCDNLGYNPLSAADFGKIMKNVFPNMKARRLGMRGKSKYCYSGLRKKAFVHMPSLPNLDLQKSGDGCELMESAGQSPSAEDEMRSAACGLVCEWAQKVLSRQFDNVEDLARFLLNSHYIGTKSMAALTVMTGTPTTGMKTPTPASAFVPTAEANSFQPQVKTLPSPSVDAKQQLQRKIQKKQQEQKLHSPLPSDAQVKRTEASTPGPSIPCGSPALLSPQPTIGIVVAAVPSPVTVQRSRQLMTSPSPVGTTEGKVLPVNLVVTQSLKQSSKTQQNIPASPVGDRLARHGTRYAQILPKPSATSAITLRSPPTLLITNSPIKTVMPTPHVNVVKMTAITLAPSSSGTTTSSSTVVRSASAGMGPTSALDESQGASLTAAVRAVASGLTSSADIKVSEAATYNSAEKTAMAASEERVAKFRAASEPSFPVKCSPGPDKVLRMRSDSVSLSTSVAVAGIQDSNNSNCLDSTLYLTVDNHNSAGNMSTIGSSISIRASKDSCIDVKSPRKRTGPTGESHVIPVKRVFISQQLPAAAVDNPKPGICAAVKRIPRPGTPARPESIPCKVTAKPASIGPTQILALSDSPIAHIRGSPTVVKPQALMVKRDAEVSGEAAGTSDQVLLQQITADTRVIPNNSGAHNAAVMSELNSTIWEEGQLDELRKHSQISAEHKQAATEQLSLIAQPSDTPGQLVLAQEMVDFSGAQPNMDYFPFNDDDMTQDSIVEELVQMEEQMKLKGLFGSCVDVSLQGQPAGNQNSALNAHQAGTAFYHSAHSSTTPVQTPTPTPTPTPTPTPTSEMTLSHSLTRESPCSRMAPITPVDGALGRHTPISTPLSNCSSSVPPSPVECRNPFAFTPINSSITAYHDASIVSSSPVKPMQRPMATHPDKAKLEWINNRYNSNSAGPLSNHSIGLLPSYQDLVDDQFRKPHAFAIPGQSFQAQSRPDSTHFGSLAPISPVQQQVTAATTPTKQESFAVPAPLDNKAPGSSASGTFRCRSVSPAVRQRNSSGNTGPQTTTAAAASATLTVVSPFNITSEVLSILSNSQSAGSVHSMVQRSQSVPLNIMMQSELLPVQGSSNTTKITNVLLSKMEADGDESVRGLGVNNLPSNYTARMNLTQILETTPAFAVGASHQTSGPAAFDLQQHGYLANASGEQVSFSAVDGQAQEGAVEPDQQQQLQEIVQTQQEAEDEQQQLDFNNTVKDLLGDDTLNPSSQLVGQVASELNAVASDFSNDIRLTTDLSSSITDLNTLDPNLLFDPNQQQEQYEDSTLEELKNDPLFQQICSDTVNSGFDWLESKDQPTTVEMLG